One genomic window of Paraburkholderia acidiphila includes the following:
- a CDS encoding RNA polymerase sigma factor yields the protein MGESAYEQDEAGRSRRFQALALPHLDAAYNLARWLSRNQGDAEDIVQEAFLRAFRFFDAFRGDEARPWLLAIVRRVWYDEWRRRAGAEEVAPFDELRDDAPLEGWETGGVDPETLAIRAEDARHVQDALRRLPVEYREVLVLRELEELGYREIAAIADLPVGTVMSRLARGRRRLATLLAAYRGERGAASEPASESVVRAPGCADDRAGVGGSNQARRPSGRGSGGRFREEPAADGGAPLRSRTDGRTTEAPDEL from the coding sequence GTGGGCGAATCCGCGTATGAACAGGATGAGGCCGGACGCAGCCGCCGCTTTCAGGCGCTGGCGCTGCCGCATCTCGATGCGGCCTACAACCTCGCGCGCTGGCTTTCGCGCAATCAGGGCGACGCGGAAGATATCGTCCAGGAGGCGTTCCTGCGTGCGTTTCGCTTCTTCGACGCGTTTCGCGGCGACGAGGCCCGCCCGTGGCTGCTCGCAATCGTGCGGCGCGTCTGGTACGACGAATGGCGGCGGCGCGCGGGGGCGGAAGAGGTGGCGCCATTCGACGAGTTGCGCGACGACGCGCCGCTCGAAGGCTGGGAAACCGGCGGCGTCGATCCGGAGACGCTCGCGATCCGTGCCGAAGACGCCCGCCATGTGCAGGACGCGCTGAGGCGCCTGCCGGTGGAGTATCGGGAAGTGCTGGTGCTGCGCGAGCTGGAAGAGTTGGGCTACCGCGAGATCGCGGCGATTGCCGACTTGCCGGTCGGCACCGTGATGTCGCGGCTTGCACGGGGCCGCAGGCGTCTGGCGACGCTGCTGGCGGCATACCGCGGCGAGCGTGGCGCAGCCAGCGAACCCGCAAGCGAATCCGTTGTCCGCGCTCCCGGCTGCGCGGACGACAGGGCAGGTGTCGGGGGAAGCAATCAAGCCAGGAGACCATCCGGCCGGGGGAGCGGCGGTCGGTTCCGCGAGGAGCCGGCCGCCGACGGCGGAGCGCCGTTGCGCTCCCGCACTGACGGCCGAACGACGGAGGCGCCAGATGAACTGTAA
- the rpsR gene encoding 30S ribosomal protein S18, with amino-acid sequence MPRPTGKKFDKRRQQQNPLFKRKKFCRFTAANVEQIDYKDLDTLKDFIGENGKITPARLTGTKAHYQRQLDTAIKRARFLALMPYTDQHKA; translated from the coding sequence ATGCCCCGCCCGACTGGTAAGAAATTCGACAAGCGTCGTCAGCAACAAAACCCGCTCTTCAAGCGTAAGAAGTTCTGCCGCTTCACGGCTGCAAACGTCGAACAGATCGACTACAAGGACCTCGATACGCTGAAGGACTTCATCGGCGAAAACGGCAAGATCACGCCGGCTCGTCTGACGGGTACGAAGGCCCACTATCAGCGTCAGCTGGACACGGCTATCAAGCGCGCGCGTTTCCTCGCGCTGATGCCGTACACCGACCAGCACAAGGCCTAA
- the priB gene encoding primosomal replication protein N → MNRLQLTASVVEREPVRYTPAGVPIASVTLQHRTEVVEAGIPRFVELTMPAVAAGKACGLVESCELGVEALFTGFLAKKHRNARTLVFHITEMQGTGKD, encoded by the coding sequence GTGAACAGGCTGCAGCTTACGGCGAGCGTCGTCGAACGCGAACCGGTGCGGTATACCCCCGCCGGCGTTCCGATTGCAAGCGTGACGTTGCAGCACCGCACGGAGGTCGTCGAAGCCGGCATTCCCCGCTTCGTCGAACTCACGATGCCCGCGGTGGCGGCCGGCAAGGCCTGCGGTCTCGTGGAAAGCTGCGAGTTGGGCGTGGAAGCGCTCTTCACCGGTTTTCTGGCGAAAAAGCACCGCAATGCGCGAACCCTGGTGTTTCACATCACCGAAATGCAAGGCACAGGAAAGGACTAA
- a CDS encoding anti-sigma factor family protein: protein MNCNEARPLVDASVDRELSAADEWRVREHLAGCEQCRRVADDAQAISQMIRSAPYHRAPAGLAARIVAALPATDVAPAKATPSPAPVRGSGGWRAWLRNGWPGSGAGVQGGGGWSVPATSAGPRAATLAWFGCAVLILCALAVIGTLHLRRPAAETAFVDDLVSSHVRAQMSGRDIDVISTDRHTVKPWFNGRIDYAPPVFDLAPQGFALAGGRLDYVGRERVAVLIYHYQKHVIDVYVFPPGASGPAVSGGAPSSSSEGYALLRWQAAGMTWWAVSDAGADALDGLRAALDARLAGGASEAAGS, encoded by the coding sequence ATGAACTGTAACGAAGCGCGCCCGCTGGTCGACGCCAGCGTCGATCGCGAACTCTCCGCCGCCGACGAATGGCGTGTGCGCGAGCATCTCGCAGGTTGCGAGCAGTGCCGCCGTGTCGCCGACGACGCTCAGGCTATCTCTCAGATGATCCGCTCGGCGCCATACCACCGCGCGCCGGCTGGGCTCGCTGCGCGTATCGTCGCGGCATTGCCCGCGACCGATGTGGCGCCCGCGAAGGCAACGCCATCGCCCGCTCCCGTGCGCGGCTCGGGTGGCTGGCGCGCCTGGTTGCGCAACGGGTGGCCGGGGAGCGGCGCAGGCGTGCAGGGCGGTGGTGGCTGGAGCGTGCCGGCCACGAGCGCGGGCCCGCGCGCGGCCACGCTTGCGTGGTTCGGCTGCGCCGTACTGATCCTTTGCGCGCTGGCGGTGATCGGCACGTTGCATCTGCGCCGACCGGCCGCTGAGACCGCTTTCGTCGACGATCTCGTGTCGAGCCACGTGCGCGCCCAGATGTCGGGCCGGGATATCGACGTGATATCGACCGATCGCCATACCGTGAAGCCGTGGTTCAACGGCCGCATCGACTACGCGCCGCCCGTTTTCGATCTGGCGCCGCAGGGCTTCGCGCTGGCGGGTGGGCGCCTCGATTATGTGGGGCGTGAACGCGTCGCCGTGCTCATCTATCACTATCAAAAGCATGTGATCGACGTCTATGTATTCCCGCCGGGCGCGAGCGGGCCGGCTGTCTCGGGCGGCGCGCCGTCGAGTTCGAGCGAGGGCTACGCGCTCCTGCGCTGGCAGGCGGCGGGCATGACCTGGTGGGCGGTTTCGGACGCCGGCGCGGATGCGCTCGACGGCCTGCGCGCGGCGCTCGACGCCCGTCTCGCGGGCGGCGCAAGCGAGGCGGCCGGCAGCTAG
- a CDS encoding substrate binding domain-containing protein, whose amino-acid sequence MDRFKQIETFVRVAEAGSLAAAALEEGVSPVILGRRIDALEKRLGVKLIYRSTRRLVVSEEGAAFLERCRGLLADWDQAENELSAGRQVVSGHLIVSAPAAFGRKHVAPLAPAFLADKPELQVSFNLTDRVVDLVREGYDLSIRIGGAVDPNFVAVKLATNRRVVCGTPEYFRKHGRPKTLEDLPNHNCLAFNLQGGQNRGWYFSRGGKLVTVRVGGTLDCNDGELLHRWVTESLGLGWRSTWEIDAQLARGELETVLDEYALPDYDILAVYPQQRYVPARVRYFIDYLKEVYARPGYWAGV is encoded by the coding sequence ATGGACCGCTTCAAGCAGATCGAAACCTTCGTGCGCGTCGCGGAAGCGGGCAGCCTCGCCGCTGCGGCGCTCGAGGAAGGCGTCTCGCCGGTCATCCTCGGGCGGCGCATCGACGCGCTGGAAAAGCGCCTGGGCGTGAAGCTCATCTACCGCTCGACGCGGCGGCTCGTGGTGAGCGAGGAGGGCGCGGCCTTTCTCGAGCGCTGCCGTGGCCTGCTCGCGGACTGGGATCAGGCCGAAAACGAGCTGTCCGCCGGGCGCCAGGTGGTGAGCGGCCATCTGATCGTCTCGGCGCCTGCCGCGTTCGGGCGCAAGCATGTCGCGCCGCTCGCGCCCGCGTTTCTCGCCGACAAGCCCGAACTCCAGGTCTCGTTCAATCTCACCGACCGCGTGGTCGATCTGGTGCGCGAGGGCTATGACCTGTCGATCCGCATTGGCGGCGCGGTGGATCCGAACTTCGTCGCCGTGAAGCTCGCCACGAACCGGCGCGTGGTGTGCGGCACGCCCGAGTACTTCCGCAAGCACGGACGCCCGAAAACGCTCGAAGACCTGCCGAACCACAATTGCCTCGCGTTCAACCTGCAGGGCGGCCAGAACCGCGGCTGGTACTTCAGCCGCGGCGGCAAGCTCGTGACGGTGCGCGTGGGCGGCACGCTCGATTGCAACGACGGCGAGCTGCTGCATCGCTGGGTGACCGAGAGTCTCGGCCTCGGCTGGCGCTCGACCTGGGAGATCGACGCTCAACTCGCGCGCGGCGAACTCGAGACCGTGCTAGACGAGTACGCGCTGCCGGACTACGACATCCTCGCGGTGTATCCGCAGCAGCGCTACGTGCCGGCGCGCGTGCGCTATTTCATCGACTATCTCAAGGAGGTCTACGCGCGTCCGGGCTATTGGGCCGGTGTGTGA
- the rpsF gene encoding 30S ribosomal protein S6 yields MRHYEIVFIVHPDQSEQVPAMIERYKSTITSHGGQIHRIEDWGRRQLAYMIEKLAKAHYVCMNIECDQTTLDELEHAFKFNDAVLRHLIVKMKKAETGPSPMMKEVQREEAKKAAAQPTEAQA; encoded by the coding sequence ATGCGTCATTACGAAATCGTCTTTATCGTGCACCCCGATCAGAGCGAGCAAGTGCCCGCCATGATCGAGCGCTACAAGAGCACGATCACCTCGCACGGTGGTCAGATCCACCGCATCGAAGACTGGGGCCGTCGTCAACTGGCCTACATGATCGAGAAACTCGCGAAGGCTCACTACGTCTGCATGAACATCGAATGCGACCAGACCACGCTCGACGAACTGGAACACGCGTTCAAGTTCAACGACGCTGTTCTGCGTCACCTCATCGTCAAGATGAAGAAGGCCGAAACCGGCCCGTCGCCGATGATGAAGGAAGTGCAGCGCGAAGAAGCCAAGAAGGCGGCTGCCCAGCCGACCGAAGCGCAGGCTTAA
- the rplI gene encoding 50S ribosomal protein L9 yields the protein MQIILLEKVVNLGNLGDIVKVKDGYARNFLIPNKKARRATKDAIAEFEVRRAELEKAAAEKLAAAQAEGEKLNGLTVQIGQKAGVDGRLFGSVTNADIAVALTKQGFAVEKAQVRLPEGPLKMVGDHPVHVALHTDVLVDVTVSVLGEHA from the coding sequence ATGCAGATCATTCTTCTGGAAAAAGTCGTCAACCTGGGTAACCTCGGCGACATCGTGAAGGTGAAGGACGGTTACGCACGTAACTTCCTGATCCCGAACAAGAAGGCACGCCGCGCAACGAAGGACGCAATCGCTGAATTCGAAGTTCGCCGCGCTGAACTCGAAAAGGCCGCCGCTGAAAAGCTGGCAGCTGCGCAAGCCGAAGGCGAAAAGCTGAACGGCCTGACCGTTCAGATCGGCCAGAAGGCCGGCGTCGACGGCCGTCTGTTCGGTTCGGTCACGAACGCGGACATCGCCGTTGCACTCACGAAGCAAGGCTTCGCAGTGGAAAAGGCGCAAGTGCGTCTGCCGGAAGGCCCGCTGAAGATGGTGGGCGACCACCCGGTGCACGTTGCGCTGCACACCGACGTCCTCGTCGACGTCACGGTGTCGGTGCTGGGCGAGCACGCCTAA
- a CDS encoding 2-hydroxy-3-oxopropionate reductase, translating to MAKIGFIGLGIMGAHMARNLIKGGHTLAVNGKYPVPDDLRTQTEVVADSTAVAKVSDIVIVMVPDTPDVANVLFADDGVAKGLSAGKLVIDMSSISPLETQQFAKQINALGCDYLDAPVSGGEVGAREATLSIMVGGPEKAFDFAKPLFELMGKNISLVGDNGAGQTTKVANQIIVALNIEAVAEALLFAARSGADPERVRKALMGGFASSRILEVHGERMTKRTFNPGFRIELHQKDLNLAIDGARKLGIALPHTASAQQLFSVCAANGGKAWDHSAMIRALEIMANFEIAEPQAQVKVA from the coding sequence ATGGCAAAGATTGGCTTTATCGGACTCGGCATCATGGGCGCGCACATGGCGCGCAACCTCATCAAGGGCGGCCACACGCTCGCCGTGAACGGCAAGTACCCGGTGCCCGACGACCTGCGCACGCAAACCGAAGTCGTCGCCGATTCGACGGCTGTTGCGAAGGTGTCGGACATCGTCATCGTGATGGTGCCGGACACGCCTGATGTCGCCAACGTCCTGTTCGCCGACGACGGCGTCGCCAAGGGTCTCTCGGCTGGCAAGCTCGTGATCGACATGAGCTCGATCTCGCCGCTCGAAACGCAACAGTTCGCCAAGCAGATCAACGCGCTCGGCTGCGACTATCTCGACGCACCGGTCTCGGGCGGCGAAGTCGGCGCACGCGAAGCCACGCTTTCGATCATGGTCGGCGGTCCGGAAAAGGCGTTCGATTTCGCAAAGCCCTTGTTCGAACTGATGGGCAAGAACATCTCGCTCGTCGGCGATAACGGCGCGGGCCAGACCACGAAGGTCGCCAACCAGATCATCGTCGCGCTGAACATCGAGGCCGTGGCCGAAGCACTACTGTTCGCAGCGCGTTCGGGCGCCGATCCCGAGCGCGTGCGCAAGGCCCTCATGGGCGGTTTCGCTTCGTCGCGCATTCTCGAAGTGCACGGCGAGCGCATGACCAAGCGCACGTTCAATCCGGGCTTCCGTATCGAATTGCACCAGAAGGACCTGAACCTCGCGATCGACGGCGCGCGCAAGCTCGGCATCGCGCTGCCGCACACCGCGAGCGCGCAGCAACTCTTCAGCGTGTGCGCCGCCAACGGCGGCAAGGCATGGGACCACTCGGCCATGATCCGCGCGCTCGAAATCATGGCGAACTTCGAGATCGCCGAACCGCAGGCGCAAGTGAAGGTGGCTTAA
- a CDS encoding DUF47 domain-containing protein yields MFGRFMPTEGKFFEIFNAHAKCIVSASRELELLIDNLADAEVHKQNVQAAEKAADKLTHEAIDLLHKTFITPLDRDEIHKLITTMDDCLDLMEDVATAISLYDVQAVTAEASQLAHVVTATAERVQLAVGLLSDMKQAREILKACEDIDRLESDADRLLRSAISKLFREEDNVKTLIKLKAIYELLEAITDKCEDVANIIEGIVLENA; encoded by the coding sequence ATGTTCGGTCGATTCATGCCCACCGAGGGCAAGTTCTTCGAAATTTTCAACGCGCATGCGAAATGCATCGTTTCCGCGAGCCGCGAACTCGAACTTCTGATCGATAACCTCGCTGACGCCGAGGTCCACAAGCAGAACGTGCAGGCCGCCGAAAAGGCCGCCGACAAGCTCACACACGAGGCGATCGACCTGCTGCACAAGACCTTCATCACGCCGCTCGACCGCGACGAGATCCACAAGCTGATCACGACGATGGACGACTGCCTCGACCTCATGGAGGACGTCGCCACGGCCATTTCGCTCTATGACGTGCAAGCGGTGACCGCCGAGGCGAGCCAGCTGGCGCACGTGGTGACGGCCACGGCCGAGCGCGTGCAACTGGCGGTGGGGCTCCTCTCCGACATGAAGCAGGCGCGCGAGATCCTCAAGGCTTGCGAAGACATCGATCGCCTCGAATCCGACGCCGACCGCCTGCTGCGTTCCGCCATCTCGAAGCTGTTCCGCGAGGAAGACAACGTCAAGACGCTGATCAAGCTGAAGGCCATCTACGAACTGCTCGAAGCGATCACGGACAAGTGCGAGGATGTCGCGAACATCATCGAAGGCATCGTGCTAGAGAACGCCTGA
- a CDS encoding RidA family protein: MTTRDERLGKLAIELGFDLSEPIKAGGKYTPVLVDENVAYIAGQIPRIGDVVRFVGIVGESVSLDEARQAAATSTVRALTLAKGALGSLDAISAVPRITVFVRSAADFTMQSEVADGASDALYSVLGEVGVHTRTSVGVLQLPKGASVEVDFIFKVKSLRGA; the protein is encoded by the coding sequence GTGACGACGAGAGACGAAAGGCTAGGGAAGTTAGCGATCGAACTGGGATTTGACCTGAGCGAACCCATCAAGGCGGGAGGAAAGTACACCCCCGTGCTGGTTGATGAGAATGTCGCTTACATTGCGGGTCAAATTCCCCGGATTGGGGACGTGGTTCGCTTTGTTGGCATTGTTGGCGAGTCAGTCTCACTCGATGAAGCGCGTCAAGCCGCCGCGACGTCCACCGTTCGGGCGCTGACGCTTGCCAAGGGCGCTTTGGGTTCGCTGGACGCGATTTCGGCTGTTCCACGGATTACCGTATTCGTGCGTAGCGCCGCTGACTTCACGATGCAAAGCGAAGTGGCCGATGGCGCATCCGATGCGTTGTACTCGGTCTTGGGTGAGGTGGGCGTGCACACGCGAACTTCGGTCGGTGTTTTGCAATTGCCGAAGGGCGCATCGGTCGAAGTCGATTTCATTTTCAAGGTGAAATCGCTTAGGGGCGCTTGA
- the gcl gene encoding glyoxylate carboligase produces the protein MAKMRAVDAAVLVLEKEGIDTAFGVPGAAINPFYSAMKKAGGITHVLARHVEGASHMAEGYTRATPGNIGVCIGTSGPAGTDMITGLYSAQADSIPILAITGQAPRARLYKEDFQAVDIESIAKPVTKWAVTVREPALVPRVFQQAFHLMRSGRPGPVLVDLPIDVQLAEIEFDIDTYEPLPVYKPKATRKQIEAALELLNASEKPLIVSGGGVLNAAAEDLLVKFAETVGVPVIPTLMSWGAIADDHPLMAGMVGLQTSHRYGNATMLASDFVLGIGNRWANRHTGSVEVYTKGRKFVHVDIEPTQIGRVFGPDLGIVSDAKAALELFVEIAQEWKAAGKLKDRSAWVADCQQRKRTMLRKTHFENTPIKPQRVYEEMNKAFGRDTCYVSTIGLSQIAGAQFLHVYKARNWINCGQAGPLGWTIPAALGVRAADPTRPIVALSGDYDFQFMVEELAVGAQFKLPYVHVVVNNSYLGLIRQAQRAFDMDFCVQLAFENINAPEVNGYGVDHVTVAEGLGCKALRVFKPEEIAPALKQAQALAAEHSVPVVVEVILERVTNISMGTEIDAINEFEELAEKPEHAPTAISALNALD, from the coding sequence ATGGCCAAAATGAGAGCCGTCGACGCCGCTGTTCTGGTGCTCGAAAAAGAAGGCATCGATACCGCTTTCGGCGTGCCGGGCGCCGCCATCAATCCGTTCTATTCGGCGATGAAGAAGGCCGGCGGCATCACGCACGTGCTGGCGCGCCACGTCGAAGGCGCCTCGCACATGGCCGAGGGCTATACGCGTGCCACGCCCGGCAACATCGGCGTGTGCATCGGCACCTCGGGCCCCGCAGGCACCGACATGATCACGGGCCTCTACTCGGCCCAGGCCGATTCGATTCCGATCCTCGCGATCACGGGCCAGGCGCCGCGCGCCCGCCTCTACAAGGAAGACTTCCAGGCCGTCGACATCGAGTCGATCGCCAAGCCCGTCACCAAGTGGGCCGTCACCGTGCGCGAGCCGGCGCTCGTGCCGCGCGTGTTCCAGCAGGCGTTCCATCTGATGCGCTCGGGCCGTCCGGGTCCGGTGCTGGTCGATCTGCCGATCGACGTGCAACTCGCCGAAATCGAATTCGACATCGACACGTACGAGCCGCTGCCGGTCTACAAGCCGAAGGCGACGCGCAAGCAGATCGAAGCCGCGCTCGAACTGCTCAACGCCAGCGAAAAGCCGCTGATCGTGTCGGGCGGCGGCGTGCTCAACGCGGCAGCCGAAGACCTGCTCGTCAAGTTCGCCGAAACCGTGGGCGTGCCGGTGATCCCGACGCTCATGTCGTGGGGCGCGATTGCCGACGACCACCCGCTCATGGCCGGCATGGTCGGTCTGCAGACCTCGCATCGCTACGGCAACGCGACGATGCTCGCCTCCGACTTCGTGCTCGGCATCGGCAACCGCTGGGCGAACCGTCATACGGGCAGCGTCGAGGTCTATACGAAGGGCCGCAAGTTCGTGCACGTCGATATCGAACCGACGCAGATCGGCCGCGTGTTCGGCCCGGATCTCGGCATCGTGTCGGACGCGAAGGCCGCGCTCGAACTCTTCGTCGAAATCGCGCAGGAATGGAAGGCCGCAGGCAAGCTGAAGGACCGCAGTGCGTGGGTGGCCGACTGCCAGCAACGCAAGCGCACGATGCTTCGCAAGACGCACTTCGAGAACACGCCGATCAAGCCGCAACGCGTGTACGAAGAGATGAACAAGGCGTTCGGCCGCGACACCTGCTACGTGAGCACGATCGGCCTGTCGCAGATCGCGGGCGCGCAGTTCCTGCATGTGTACAAGGCGCGCAACTGGATCAACTGCGGCCAGGCGGGCCCGCTCGGCTGGACGATTCCCGCGGCGCTCGGCGTGCGCGCAGCCGATCCGACGCGCCCCATCGTGGCGCTCTCGGGCGACTACGACTTCCAGTTCATGGTCGAAGAGCTGGCCGTGGGCGCACAGTTCAAGCTGCCGTACGTGCACGTGGTCGTGAACAACTCGTATCTGGGCCTGATTCGCCAGGCGCAGCGCGCCTTCGACATGGACTTCTGCGTGCAGCTCGCGTTCGAGAACATCAACGCACCTGAAGTGAACGGCTATGGCGTCGATCACGTCACGGTCGCCGAAGGTCTCGGCTGCAAGGCGCTGCGCGTGTTCAAGCCGGAAGAAATCGCACCGGCGCTCAAGCAGGCCCAGGCGCTCGCTGCCGAGCACAGCGTGCCGGTGGTCGTCGAAGTGATACTCGAGCGTGTGACCAACATCTCGATGGGCACCGAGATCGACGCGATCAACGAGTTCGAAGAACTGGCCGAAAAGCCCGAGCACGCGCCGACTGCCATCAGCGCGCTGAATGCCCTCGACTGA
- the hyi gene encoding hydroxypyruvate isomerase: MPKFAANLTMLFNEVPFLDRFAAAAQAGFDAVEFLFPYPYKAAELAERLEVNGLKLVLHNLPAGNWEAGERGIACLPDRRGEFQEGVGRAIEYAKALKVPQLNCLVGIPTAGVDRETALATIVDNLRFAAGELKREGIRLLAEPCNSYDIPGFALNRSAEALDVIEKTGSDNLFLQYDIYHMQRMEGELAATIKKHFAKIAHIQLADNPGRNEPGTGEIHYPFLFDLLDTLGYEGHIGCEYKPRTTTVEGLSWLRSAKQRTAELA, encoded by the coding sequence ATGCCAAAATTCGCCGCGAACCTCACCATGCTGTTCAACGAAGTGCCCTTCCTCGACCGCTTTGCCGCGGCGGCGCAAGCGGGCTTCGACGCTGTGGAGTTCCTGTTCCCGTATCCGTACAAGGCCGCAGAACTGGCCGAGCGCCTCGAAGTCAACGGGCTGAAGCTCGTGCTGCACAATCTGCCTGCCGGCAACTGGGAAGCAGGCGAGCGCGGCATTGCGTGCCTGCCCGATCGCCGTGGCGAGTTCCAGGAAGGCGTGGGCCGCGCAATCGAGTACGCGAAGGCGCTGAAGGTGCCGCAGCTCAACTGCCTCGTCGGCATTCCGACGGCGGGCGTCGATCGCGAAACCGCGCTCGCCACGATCGTCGATAACCTTCGCTTTGCCGCTGGCGAGCTGAAGCGCGAAGGCATCCGCCTGCTGGCCGAGCCGTGCAACTCGTATGACATTCCCGGCTTCGCGCTAAACCGCTCGGCCGAAGCACTCGACGTCATCGAAAAGACTGGCTCGGACAACCTGTTCCTGCAGTACGACATCTATCACATGCAGCGCATGGAAGGCGAACTCGCCGCGACGATCAAGAAGCACTTCGCGAAGATCGCCCATATCCAGCTCGCCGACAATCCTGGCCGCAACGAGCCTGGCACGGGCGAAATCCACTACCCGTTCCTGTTCGATCTGCTCGACACGCTCGGCTACGAAGGTCACATCGGCTGCGAGTACAAGCCGCGCACGACGACTGTCGAAGGCCTCAGCTGGCTGCGCAGCGCGAAGCAGCGCACCGCCGAACTCGCCTGA
- a CDS encoding replicative DNA helicase codes for MNAPKDPQLDSLKVPPHSIEAEQSVLGGLLLDNAAWDRIADFLSQSDFYRYDHRIIFEHIGRLIAATRPADVVTVYEALGTSGKADDVGGLAYLNALAQNTPSAANIRRYAEIVRDRAVLRRLVSVADEISADAFNPQGKEVRQLLDEAESKVFSIAEDGARGTQGFLEIGPLLTQVVERIDTLYHTANPSDVTGTPTGFMDLDRMTSGMHGGELIIVAGRPSMGKTAFSMNIGEYVAVEYGLPVAVFSMEMPGTQLIMRMLGSVGRLDQHRMRTGRLTDEDWPKLTHAVQKMSEAQIFIDETGGLNPMELRSRARRLSRQCGKLGLIIIDYLQLMSGSSSGENRATEISEISRSLKSLAKELDVPVIALSQLNRGLEQRPNKRPVMSDLRESGAIEQDADVILFIYRDEVYNPDSPDKGTAEIIIGKQRNGPIGPVRLTFHGQYTKFDNFAGAQTFYGE; via the coding sequence ATGAACGCTCCGAAAGATCCCCAACTCGACTCGCTGAAAGTCCCGCCGCATTCGATCGAAGCCGAGCAATCGGTGCTCGGCGGCCTGCTGCTGGACAACGCCGCGTGGGACCGGATTGCCGACTTCCTCTCGCAAAGCGACTTCTACCGCTACGATCACCGCATCATCTTCGAGCACATTGGCCGGCTGATCGCGGCCACGCGCCCGGCCGACGTGGTGACGGTGTACGAAGCGCTCGGCACCTCGGGCAAAGCGGATGATGTAGGCGGCCTCGCGTACCTGAACGCGCTCGCGCAGAACACGCCGAGCGCCGCGAATATCCGCCGCTATGCGGAGATCGTGCGAGACCGCGCCGTGCTGCGGCGCCTCGTTTCCGTCGCCGACGAAATTTCCGCCGATGCCTTCAACCCGCAGGGCAAGGAAGTGCGCCAGCTGCTCGACGAGGCCGAGTCGAAGGTGTTCTCGATCGCCGAAGACGGCGCGCGCGGCACCCAGGGCTTCCTCGAAATCGGGCCGCTGCTCACGCAGGTCGTAGAGCGCATCGACACGCTCTATCACACGGCCAACCCGAGCGACGTGACGGGGACGCCCACGGGCTTCATGGACCTCGACCGCATGACATCGGGCATGCACGGCGGCGAGCTGATCATCGTGGCAGGGCGCCCGTCGATGGGTAAGACCGCGTTCTCGATGAATATCGGCGAGTACGTGGCCGTGGAGTACGGTCTGCCGGTGGCGGTGTTCTCCATGGAAATGCCGGGCACGCAGCTCATCATGCGTATGCTTGGCTCGGTCGGACGTCTGGATCAGCACCGTATGCGTACGGGGCGCCTCACCGACGAGGATTGGCCGAAGCTCACGCACGCCGTGCAGAAAATGAGCGAGGCGCAAATCTTCATCGACGAAACGGGCGGCCTGAACCCGATGGAATTGCGCTCGCGCGCGCGGCGTCTGTCGCGCCAGTGCGGCAAGCTCGGGCTCATCATCATCGACTACCTTCAGCTTATGAGCGGCTCGTCGTCGGGCGAAAACCGCGCGACCGAGATTTCGGAAATCTCGCGCTCGCTCAAGAGCCTCGCGAAGGAACTGGACGTGCCCGTGATCGCGCTGTCGCAGCTGAACCGCGGTCTGGAACAGCGCCCGAACAAGCGGCCGGTGATGTCGGACCTGCGCGAATCCGGCGCTATCGAACAGGATGCGGACGTCATTCTGTTCATCTATCGAGACGAAGTCTACAACCCCGACAGCCCCGACAAGGGCACGGCCGAAATCATCATCGGCAAGCAGCGTAACGGTCCGATCGGACCTGTTCGCCTCACGTTCCACGGTCAATACACGAAGTTCGATAATTTTGCCGGGGCGCAGACCTTCTACGGCGAATAA